A single genomic interval of Streptomyces graminofaciens harbors:
- a CDS encoding CaiB/BaiF CoA transferase family protein has translation MDRLPLPLEGITVVAVEQAVAAPFATRQLADLGARVVKVERVDGGDFARGYDTAAQGLASHFVWCNRGKESLAVDLKDPRGLEVVRRLVADADVFVQNLAHGAAARLGLDAATLCAAHPRLVAVDISGYGASGPYAGKRAYDMLVQCEAGLVSVTGTPEQPVKAGIPAADIAAGMYAFSGVLAALVRRGTTGRGGPVEVSMLDALAEWMGHPLHHAMHDGTPPVRTGLAHAVIAPYDAYPTADGGRVLLSVQNDREWRRLAQQVLGRPELADDPAFATNPARVEHRERTDELVARALGLLDADEAVARLEAAGIACARLRDVREVAEHPQLAARDRWREVGSPVGPLRALLPPITLPGGDEARMGAVPALGEHTGSLLRAVGMTDDEIAALRREGVVA, from the coding sequence ATGGACCGTCTCCCGCTGCCCCTGGAGGGCATCACCGTCGTGGCCGTCGAGCAGGCCGTCGCCGCGCCCTTCGCCACCCGGCAGCTCGCCGACCTCGGTGCCCGCGTCGTCAAGGTCGAGCGGGTGGACGGCGGTGACTTCGCCCGCGGCTACGACACGGCCGCCCAGGGCCTGGCCTCGCACTTCGTGTGGTGCAACCGGGGCAAGGAGTCCCTGGCGGTGGACCTCAAGGACCCGCGGGGCCTTGAGGTCGTACGGCGGCTGGTGGCGGACGCGGACGTGTTCGTGCAGAACCTCGCGCACGGCGCGGCGGCCCGGCTCGGCCTGGACGCCGCCACGCTGTGCGCCGCGCACCCCCGGCTGGTCGCGGTGGACATCTCGGGGTACGGGGCGTCGGGGCCGTACGCGGGCAAGCGGGCGTACGACATGCTCGTGCAGTGCGAGGCGGGGCTGGTGTCGGTGACGGGGACGCCGGAGCAGCCGGTGAAGGCCGGGATCCCGGCGGCGGACATCGCCGCCGGGATGTACGCGTTCTCAGGGGTGCTCGCGGCGCTCGTACGCCGGGGCACGACCGGGCGGGGCGGGCCGGTGGAGGTGTCGATGCTGGACGCGCTGGCGGAGTGGATGGGACATCCGCTGCACCACGCGATGCACGACGGGACGCCTCCGGTGCGGACCGGGCTCGCGCACGCCGTGATCGCGCCGTACGACGCCTATCCGACGGCGGACGGCGGGCGGGTGCTGTTGTCGGTGCAGAACGACCGGGAGTGGCGACGGCTCGCCCAACAGGTACTGGGACGGCCGGAGTTGGCGGACGATCCGGCGTTCGCGACGAATCCGGCCCGGGTCGAGCACCGGGAACGTACGGACGAGCTGGTCGCGCGGGCGCTGGGCCTGCTGGACGCCGACGAGGCGGTGGCGCGGCTGGAGGCGGCCGGGATCGCCTGCGCACGCCTCAGGGACGTACGGGAGGTGGCGGAGCATCCGCAGCTGGCAGCCCGGGACCGATGGCGGGAAGTGGGGTCACCGGTGGGGCCGCTCAGGGCGTTGCTGCCGCCGATCACGCTGCCGGGCGGGGACGAGGCGCGGATGGGGGCCGTGCCCGCGCTCGGGGAGCACACCGGATCGCTGCTGCGTGCCGTGGGGATGACGGACGACGAGATCGCAGCGTTGCGCCGGGAAGGCGTGGTCGCCTGA
- a CDS encoding ABC transporter permease, whose amino-acid sequence MSAVIHDGTAVLGRHLRKVRHAPAITVMTQTMPIVFLLFFGYVFGSALAMPGEEYRAFLVPGMLVATVANGVMTGMFTAAQDSHRGVMDRFRTLPMSRSAVPVGQAAADLLVTAVGLVPLLLVGLAMGWRAEGGWLAAVAAFGLLLLFRLAATWVGILLGLASRSEEAAGQLGGATFMLPLLSNAYIPVDGMPGWLRTVAEWNPISAVTTAVRDLFGNAPVPEGAAWPVAHPVAGSLAWCAVLIGVCGTLAVRRYARTDR is encoded by the coding sequence ATGAGCGCGGTGATCCACGACGGCACGGCGGTCCTGGGCCGCCACCTGCGGAAGGTCCGGCACGCGCCCGCGATCACGGTCATGACGCAGACGATGCCGATCGTGTTCCTGCTGTTCTTCGGGTACGTCTTCGGCAGCGCCCTCGCCATGCCGGGCGAGGAGTACCGCGCGTTCCTGGTGCCCGGGATGCTGGTGGCGACCGTCGCGAACGGCGTCATGACCGGGATGTTCACCGCCGCCCAGGACTCCCACCGCGGGGTGATGGACCGCTTCCGCACCCTGCCCATGAGCCGGTCCGCGGTCCCGGTCGGCCAGGCGGCGGCCGACCTGCTGGTGACGGCGGTCGGGCTGGTCCCGCTGCTGCTGGTGGGGCTCGCGATGGGCTGGCGGGCGGAGGGCGGGTGGCTCGCGGCGGTGGCTGCCTTCGGCCTGCTGCTGCTCTTCCGTCTCGCCGCCACCTGGGTCGGCATCCTGCTGGGCCTCGCCTCGCGGAGCGAGGAGGCGGCCGGTCAGCTGGGCGGCGCGACGTTCATGCTGCCGCTGCTGTCCAACGCGTACATCCCGGTCGACGGCATGCCCGGCTGGCTGCGCACGGTCGCCGAGTGGAACCCGATCAGCGCGGTCACCACGGCCGTACGGGACCTCTTCGGCAACGCGCCCGTCCCGGAGGGGGCCGCCTGGCCGGTGGCGCACCCGGTCGCCGGGTCGCTCGCGTGGTGCGCGGTGCTGATCGGCGTGTGCGGCACGCTCGCCGTCCGCAGGTACGCGCGCACCGACCGGTGA